One window of the Chitinophaga niabensis genome contains the following:
- a CDS encoding TlpA disulfide reductase family protein, protein MRKAIAILGLAGCIYNTSIAQTTNDQFTLSGKFSGTATPYIYLRYNNVLDSTVIKDGRFSFKGTVSGPTNAYLYRNPVTWRSEDPNLYSFFLEPGALTAEVKEHEVNNSRIKGSVTQADMDELKKQKAPIQKEWEPFFKMLDSVNKIDNFKFQEAKSGLKPYYAAMEKIDFAYIDKHPTSFLSAHLLRGYLHSISTEKLTAYYNQFPEKVKATAGKTIHEELERRKLGVEGTVAADFSAPDINGQPLKLSDFKGKYVLIDFWASWCLPCRKGNPHLKKLYAAYKDKGLEIIGVSDDDRKPDAWKKAVEQDGISMWKHVLRGLDMEKLRAGIYNERDISKKYGIYSLPTKILIDPQGKVIARYEGDDKDEAKMDEKFKAVFGQ, encoded by the coding sequence ATGAGAAAAGCTATTGCTATCCTTGGATTAGCAGGATGTATCTACAATACGTCCATTGCCCAAACCACGAATGACCAGTTCACCCTGTCCGGGAAATTCTCAGGCACTGCAACTCCTTACATCTATCTCCGTTATAATAATGTGTTGGATAGTACTGTTATTAAAGATGGCCGCTTCTCCTTTAAGGGAACAGTAAGCGGACCAACCAATGCCTACCTCTATCGTAATCCTGTTACCTGGCGTAGTGAAGATCCTAATCTTTATTCTTTCTTCCTGGAACCAGGCGCACTTACTGCAGAGGTGAAAGAGCATGAGGTTAACAACAGCCGTATCAAAGGTTCCGTCACCCAGGCAGATATGGACGAATTAAAGAAGCAGAAAGCACCCATCCAGAAAGAATGGGAACCTTTTTTCAAAATGCTGGATTCTGTCAACAAGATAGACAACTTCAAGTTCCAGGAAGCTAAAAGCGGACTGAAGCCTTATTACGCAGCGATGGAGAAGATCGATTTCGCTTATATCGACAAACACCCGACTTCCTTCCTGAGCGCTCATTTACTTAGAGGATATCTCCATTCCATCAGCACAGAAAAGCTAACGGCATATTACAATCAGTTTCCCGAAAAGGTGAAAGCGACCGCCGGGAAAACCATCCATGAAGAATTGGAAAGAAGGAAGCTGGGTGTGGAAGGCACTGTTGCTGCTGATTTCTCCGCACCGGATATCAATGGCCAGCCATTAAAGCTCTCCGATTTCAAAGGAAAATATGTATTGATAGATTTCTGGGCAAGCTGGTGTTTACCCTGCCGCAAAGGGAATCCACACTTAAAGAAACTCTATGCTGCATACAAGGATAAAGGCCTTGAGATCATTGGCGTTTCTGATGACGACAGGAAACCAGATGCCTGGAAGAAAGCAGTAGAACAAGATGGGATCAGTATGTGGAAACACGTCTTACGGGGTCTGGATATGGAGAAGTTAAGAGCCGGCATTTATAATGAAAGAGATATTTCCAAAAAGTACGGCATCTATTCCCTCCCTACTAAAATACTGATCGATCCACAGGGTAAAGTGATTGCCCGATATGAAGGAGATGATAAGGATGAAGCCAAAATGGATGAAAAATTTAAAGCAGTATTTGGTCAATAA
- a CDS encoding RagB/SusD family nutrient uptake outer membrane protein, with amino-acid sequence MKLINILGLMVLTGLFACNKELDKLRPHNVTYEDQQFSSPTGFTKAIWGVYASVAGSAISSSFNYNDLQLYLSEAHGNTLKALDATVNKNTDAFNYLNSAEKDLSYSYDYWRGSYNIILLINKILANVKDGETNPEILQAKGEALFLRAYVYFNLVRLYGKPYYQDAAASPGVMLIITDNNGLGFAPPRATVKEVYEQVTKDLLAAIPLLTQPRTNSFAGKYPAYALLSRVYLYMGGTFTQPDNAANAIAKEYADSVILNGGYTLLQGAAYTSYYSTDNPGNKEDIFAVNTQYKNGLISNLYAMPSQINYSGGLYRPSPDLLGQLRTQDLRSKFYVKNVTPGNPNDSLASVKYMMGYVSLYSPSPARYLRLAEMYLNKAEAAVKGGDNNTALISLNAIRSRAGIGDTTGISGEALFNEIVKQRRLELAFEGHVSYDYFRNGLPMVRNYISNSSGTMTIQATNPKILLRLPSDEIIGNPNLKQNEQ; translated from the coding sequence ATGAAACTTATAAATATACTAGGACTGATGGTGTTGACAGGATTATTTGCCTGTAACAAAGAACTGGATAAATTACGCCCGCATAACGTCACATATGAGGACCAGCAGTTCTCCTCCCCCACTGGTTTTACAAAAGCAATATGGGGGGTGTATGCATCCGTAGCAGGCAGTGCTATTAGCAGTTCTTTCAACTATAACGACCTGCAGCTTTATCTTTCCGAAGCACATGGCAATACACTCAAAGCCCTCGATGCAACAGTCAACAAGAATACAGACGCTTTCAACTACCTCAATTCAGCCGAGAAAGATCTCTCCTATTCTTACGATTACTGGAGGGGAAGTTACAACATCATCCTCCTGATCAACAAGATCCTGGCGAATGTAAAAGATGGTGAAACCAATCCGGAGATCTTACAGGCAAAAGGCGAAGCCCTTTTCCTGCGGGCATATGTTTACTTCAACCTGGTTCGCCTGTATGGGAAACCTTATTACCAGGATGCAGCAGCAAGCCCCGGTGTAATGCTGATCATTACAGACAATAACGGGCTTGGTTTTGCACCACCGCGTGCTACTGTAAAAGAAGTGTATGAACAGGTTACAAAAGACCTTTTGGCTGCCATCCCGCTCCTCACGCAGCCCCGGACCAACAGCTTCGCAGGAAAGTATCCTGCCTATGCTTTACTCTCCAGGGTGTATCTGTATATGGGCGGCACCTTTACCCAACCGGATAATGCAGCCAATGCCATAGCAAAGGAATATGCTGATTCCGTTATCCTTAATGGCGGATACACTTTATTGCAGGGAGCTGCGTATACCAGTTACTACAGTACAGACAACCCGGGCAATAAGGAAGATATTTTTGCAGTGAATACCCAATACAAAAATGGATTGATCAGCAATCTGTATGCGATGCCTTCGCAGATCAACTATTCCGGAGGCCTTTACCGCCCTTCTCCTGATCTGCTGGGTCAGCTGAGAACACAGGACCTGCGCAGCAAATTCTATGTAAAGAATGTAACACCGGGTAATCCAAATGATTCATTGGCAAGTGTAAAATATATGATGGGTTATGTATCCTTGTACAGCCCTTCTCCTGCAAGGTATCTCCGCCTGGCAGAAATGTACCTGAATAAAGCAGAAGCAGCCGTGAAAGGAGGTGATAACAATACCGCACTGATCAGCCTGAATGCCATCCGCTCCCGTGCAGGGATTGGTGACACCACAGGTATCAGTGGAGAAGCACTCTTTAATGAAATAGTAAAACAACGGCGGCTGGAACTGGCTTTTGAAGGCCACGTGAGTTATGATTATTTCCGTAATGGCTTACCCATGGTACGTAATTACATTTCCAACAGCTCAGGTACTATGACCATCCAGGCAACAAATCCCAAAATACTATTACGGCTGCCTTCAGATGAAATTATCGGTAATCCTAATCTTAAACAGAACGAACAATGA
- a CDS encoding TlpA disulfide reductase family protein: MKNTWLSLALLLSGTTLFAQSNTTLEGKLPDLKEGTPVYLSKMSSSGKPDSVIAGSGNFRFSLNLEEGDIYLLRIGKDRNAAGYLTFFYLEPGSLKVTAKGPLLTDAVYSGSNYANDLNSLSKAAKTEPAFIEASALGKEMNEAYRVKDTIKLKALEKKYALVDSVKNIYYRNWVKEHPASPVSAMVLSFYLREKDMNVLQQQLNTLKPVAKKNALGKKMQHSIDAAKATAIGKPAPEFTQNDTLGRPVSLKDFKGKYLLIDFWASWCVPCRQENPAVVKAFNAYKDKNFTILSVSLDQPGAKEKWLKAIHDDGLAWTHVSDLNWWDNAVSRQYDIRSIPANYLLGPDGVILAKNLRGEELEKKLEEVLK, from the coding sequence ATGAAAAACACATGGTTATCATTAGCGTTGCTATTATCAGGCACAACGTTGTTTGCACAATCCAACACCACACTGGAAGGTAAACTTCCTGATCTCAAAGAAGGAACACCCGTTTACCTTTCAAAAATGAGTTCTTCCGGCAAACCTGATTCAGTAATTGCAGGTTCCGGCAATTTCCGTTTCAGCCTCAACCTGGAAGAAGGAGATATATATCTGCTCAGGATCGGAAAAGACAGGAACGCAGCAGGATATCTTACTTTCTTCTACCTGGAACCAGGCAGTTTAAAAGTTACCGCTAAAGGCCCGTTATTAACGGATGCGGTATACAGCGGCAGTAACTACGCCAACGATCTGAACAGTCTTAGCAAAGCAGCTAAAACCGAACCAGCTTTTATTGAAGCCAGTGCGCTGGGGAAAGAAATGAACGAGGCTTACAGGGTAAAGGATACTATTAAGCTGAAAGCATTAGAGAAGAAATACGCTCTTGTAGATTCGGTAAAAAATATCTATTACAGGAACTGGGTAAAAGAACATCCTGCTTCTCCTGTAAGTGCCATGGTACTATCTTTCTATCTGCGGGAGAAGGATATGAATGTATTGCAACAGCAACTCAATACCTTAAAACCTGTTGCCAAGAAGAACGCACTGGGTAAAAAAATGCAGCATAGCATAGATGCAGCTAAAGCAACCGCCATCGGCAAACCAGCCCCTGAGTTCACACAGAATGATACGCTTGGCAGGCCGGTTTCCTTAAAAGACTTCAAAGGAAAATACCTGCTGATTGACTTCTGGGCAAGCTGGTGTGTACCCTGCCGCCAGGAAAACCCGGCTGTTGTAAAAGCTTTCAATGCTTATAAGGATAAAAACTTCACCATCCTGAGCGTATCACTGGATCAACCCGGTGCAAAAGAGAAATGGCTGAAAGCTATCCATGATGACGGGCTTGCCTGGACGCATGTATCTGATCTGAACTGGTGGGATAATGCGGTTTCCCGGCAATATGATATCCGGTCTATCCCGGCGAATTATCTGCTGGGACCTGATGGTGTGATACTGGCAAAGAACCTGAGAGGTGAGGAATTAGAGAAGAAACTGGAAGAAGTACTAAAGTGA
- a CDS encoding SusC/RagA family TonB-linked outer membrane protein, with protein MILNAWCQTKPGTLCLPTKVKKLGLLLLLVFSGLGVHAQVVTLKLHNEPLAKVFKEIEKQTGFTFIYGKTQLDNAKTVDITVEKVPLKIALDYCFMDQELRYYIRDEKYIVVIKRERYISDRGNITTTTPIRTTEVTGRVTDDKDQPLEGVTVRTAYKATNAIKIVNTDQNGDYKINVADNTNLEFSFIGYQSKNITVKAGGRYNVVLEIVPAKLDELVITGYTAKSAKELTGSVQKVTGDQLRSSVTTPNALSMLKGKTTGLYITETSGEAGAKGQVIERGQSSMATATNSYYGPLYVVDGVITNYQSLQDAVNPADVEDITILKDASSTAIYGSRAAQGVIVVTTKRGKRGKLGVNLTMQYGSVQPVRDIRFMNTTELISFMDKQMQRYWEQTPSIQATFPNVADFINQRRTYTDADRNNNFNWEDAIYSNGNFRNTELSINSGTDKTKFYGSVAWYKENGALYDNTFDRKSIRLNIDQALSDKFTASIGISSILDKTVKRNGIPELYMIQPFQNPYGANGKLADSLPVKQSNNYGPAYTTWTQNFLAETQYDNTAITNVQNHLGSLRLRYDIFPWLYIQSSNSLNYMGTSFNSYFDPRSYSGKYGGYPYLFTAASLVIPNGTLSIRETKYTDYLTSNTLNFRRSFGKHSVFALIGQEWGKRTTEVMTTDMYNMLPGERNMGAAKGYGTAVYLAYITPATAPYAPAGSYQERATFSTFGQADYNYDQRYYASVAIRTDATTNFGRDKRYGTFYSVSGGWLLSNEAFLAGNSVINNLKLRAVYGTSGRDLGDGYLNTTFYTDGLRYGTQTNVGSTISQLANPGISWETMYNSNIGLDLGVWNRIELTVDAYHKRSAGLLQNVNLTSAQGSLMQYQNIGEIINKGLEIMLNTHTVKSHKFNWYTNFNISFNKNHISALYQDSLRDSYSGAYYRKIGEDINVIKAIKFVGINPANGNMLHQNVDASGKVTNVEGIGNTTNLANWQVVGSATPKFFGGITNTFKYQNFTLSMEWWFQYGNYVMMSLVNNFQSPSAPRLGRNNVLFGDNQHVWKGAGDTEANYPDVFSTSPNAWSALTFRSSRLWGDASHARLRNVRLSYDLPRALIQRWKLQNITAYVSGDNLAVIKHKDFVGADPEGAVLNTSTAYGGVGTGFANPRRFLAGLNVAF; from the coding sequence ATGATTTTAAACGCTTGGTGCCAAACGAAGCCAGGTACCTTATGCCTGCCAACCAAAGTCAAAAAATTAGGTCTGTTATTACTGCTTGTTTTTTCCGGGTTAGGCGTTCATGCGCAAGTGGTAACATTGAAGCTTCACAATGAACCACTGGCCAAAGTTTTCAAAGAAATAGAAAAGCAGACCGGATTCACCTTTATCTATGGAAAAACACAACTGGACAATGCAAAAACAGTAGACATCACTGTGGAAAAAGTGCCGCTGAAAATAGCACTTGATTATTGCTTCATGGACCAGGAACTCCGGTACTATATAAGAGATGAAAAGTATATAGTGGTGATCAAAAGAGAACGCTATATCAGCGACAGAGGAAATATAACTACAACCACACCTATCCGGACAACTGAAGTTACAGGCCGTGTCACAGATGATAAAGACCAGCCGCTGGAAGGTGTTACTGTAAGAACGGCATACAAAGCCACCAACGCAATAAAGATCGTGAATACCGATCAGAACGGTGATTACAAGATCAATGTAGCAGATAACACCAATCTTGAATTCAGCTTTATTGGTTACCAGTCAAAAAACATCACCGTAAAAGCCGGTGGCCGCTACAATGTAGTGCTGGAAATAGTTCCTGCGAAACTGGATGAACTGGTGATCACCGGTTATACTGCCAAAAGCGCCAAAGAACTAACCGGCTCTGTTCAGAAAGTTACAGGAGATCAGCTAAGAAGCAGCGTTACCACCCCAAATGCACTATCTATGCTGAAGGGTAAAACCACCGGTTTATATATCACAGAAACCAGCGGCGAAGCCGGTGCAAAAGGACAAGTAATAGAACGTGGCCAGTCTTCCATGGCTACCGCTACTAATAGTTACTACGGCCCGCTCTATGTTGTAGATGGTGTGATCACTAACTATCAATCATTGCAGGATGCCGTGAACCCTGCTGACGTAGAAGATATCACCATCCTCAAAGATGCGTCCTCTACTGCTATTTATGGCTCCCGTGCTGCACAGGGCGTAATTGTAGTAACCACCAAACGGGGTAAAAGAGGAAAGCTGGGGGTAAACCTTACCATGCAATATGGCAGTGTGCAACCGGTCCGCGATATCCGTTTCATGAATACCACCGAGCTGATCTCCTTTATGGATAAGCAAATGCAACGTTACTGGGAACAAACGCCATCTATTCAAGCAACATTCCCTAATGTGGCAGACTTCATCAATCAGCGCAGAACTTATACAGATGCTGATCGTAATAATAACTTCAATTGGGAAGATGCCATTTACAGCAATGGTAATTTCCGTAATACAGAACTGAGTATCAACAGTGGTACAGACAAAACGAAGTTCTATGGCAGTGTAGCCTGGTATAAAGAAAACGGCGCACTGTATGATAATACCTTCGACAGAAAAAGCATCCGCCTGAATATCGATCAGGCACTTTCTGATAAGTTCACTGCCAGCATAGGCATCAGCTCCATTCTGGACAAAACAGTAAAGCGCAACGGCATACCGGAATTGTACATGATCCAGCCTTTCCAGAATCCCTATGGTGCAAATGGCAAACTGGCGGATAGCCTTCCTGTTAAACAGTCCAACAACTACGGTCCAGCTTACACTACCTGGACGCAGAACTTCCTGGCGGAAACACAATATGATAATACCGCCATTACCAACGTACAAAATCATCTGGGTTCATTGCGGTTGAGATATGACATTTTCCCCTGGTTGTATATCCAGAGCTCCAACTCGCTGAACTACATGGGCACTTCCTTCAATTCTTATTTCGATCCCCGTTCCTATTCCGGCAAATACGGTGGCTACCCTTACCTGTTCACAGCTGCGAGCCTCGTAATCCCCAATGGTACTTTATCCATTAGAGAAACCAAGTACACCGATTATCTTACTTCCAATACATTGAACTTCCGCAGATCCTTCGGCAAACATTCCGTATTTGCACTGATAGGTCAGGAATGGGGGAAACGTACAACCGAAGTAATGACTACGGATATGTACAATATGTTACCCGGCGAAAGAAATATGGGTGCTGCCAAAGGTTATGGCACAGCAGTATATCTTGCTTACATCACCCCTGCTACTGCTCCCTATGCACCTGCCGGCAGTTACCAGGAGCGTGCTACCTTCTCCACTTTCGGACAGGCCGACTATAATTATGATCAGCGTTATTATGCTTCCGTTGCCATACGTACAGATGCCACAACAAATTTCGGAAGGGATAAACGATATGGTACTTTCTATTCTGTGAGTGGTGGATGGTTGTTATCCAATGAAGCATTCCTGGCAGGCAACAGCGTGATCAACAATTTGAAATTACGTGCAGTATACGGTACTTCCGGCCGTGATCTGGGCGATGGTTACCTGAACACTACTTTTTATACAGATGGTTTACGTTACGGTACACAAACCAATGTTGGTTCTACCATTTCACAGTTAGCCAATCCGGGCATTTCCTGGGAAACCATGTATAATAGTAACATAGGGCTGGACCTGGGTGTATGGAACAGGATTGAACTCACGGTTGATGCATACCATAAAAGAAGTGCCGGTCTGTTGCAAAATGTAAACCTCACATCGGCACAAGGCTCTCTCATGCAATATCAGAACATTGGAGAGATCATCAATAAAGGGCTGGAGATCATGCTCAACACCCACACGGTGAAAAGCCATAAATTCAACTGGTATACCAACTTCAACATCAGCTTTAATAAAAATCACATCTCTGCACTTTACCAGGATTCTCTCCGTGATAGTTATTCCGGAGCCTACTACCGCAAGATCGGCGAAGATATCAATGTGATCAAAGCCATCAAATTTGTAGGTATCAATCCTGCTAACGGGAATATGCTCCATCAGAACGTAGATGCCTCCGGCAAAGTAACCAATGTGGAAGGTATCGGCAATACCACTAACCTGGCCAACTGGCAGGTAGTAGGTTCTGCCACACCAAAATTCTTCGGCGGTATCACCAATACTTTCAAGTACCAGAATTTCACACTGAGCATGGAGTGGTGGTTCCAATATGGGAACTATGTAATGATGTCCCTGGTAAATAACTTCCAATCCCCCAGTGCACCAAGACTGGGCAGGAACAACGTATTGTTTGGCGACAATCAGCATGTATGGAAAGGTGCTGGTGATACGGAAGCCAACTACCCGGATGTTTTCAGTACCAGTCCCAATGCCTGGTCCGCGCTCACCTTCCGTTCTTCCCGTCTTTGGGGAGATGCCAGCCATGCAAGATTGCGCAACGTCAGGTTATCCTACGACCTGCCACGTGCCCTCATACAAAGATGGAAACTGCAGAATATCACTGCTTATGTAAGTGGCGATAACCTGGCTGTGATCAAACATAAAGATTTTGTGGGAGCTGATCCTGAAGGTGCCGTGCTCAATACCAGCACTGCCTATGGGGGTGTGGGAACAGGTTTTGCTAATCCAAGGCGTTTTCTGGCAGGTCTTAATGTAGCATTCTAA
- a CDS encoding IPT/TIG domain-containing protein, with translation MKKIIIYTLLVSLFLVQACKKKEDIQQVPPKVESYYPNSGKGGTLVTIEGTGFGKDASGIKVTFSGKEATIVDAQQHKLVVRVPEEGSTGVIALTVGTSPAQVGNFTYQTLSISSISPANGPAGSHIRINGKGFGSLKAPAEVTMNGKMANVVSAGDTLLVIEVPEKAGRGPIKVKVDGMESTGQDFLYQEIVSVKPLTGGKGTRVVIKGEGFDPAIAGNVVDFNGQIAVVEEATETQLTVRAPDEFKTGPLSVSINGQKIIGPEFKLVPLPVIKTVSPLSGPKGQVMTISGLYFSEVADENVVTINNVVVPVTAATANAITLAIPGGTGDGKVKLSVNDQVVEGPLFKDQTLGISKMTPDNGLAGSQITITGTGFSAVATENIVTFNGVAATVSSVNAEGTEIVLDAPVGLSTGLVRISRNGQTAESAQPFKRAGVMTLAGGPLDNTLPTNLKSIAVDSKGNVYVTQGTYVQKVTPDGQVSLFAGSTTETGMNVNGTGTDARFFSIRALVIDAQDNLVITDYLFIRKITPAAVVTTMLELTGVAAGNMTMDNKGNFYFTQSYSGMMKLYPGGASERVVTRGGNDACRPAVDASGNIFMGLDMYESTIIRFQPGGAQNTWFFAPGYQDGPLQTAQISYGPTALYAAPDGTLTILDANNFALRSVDYVNGQVSTIFKLESGFADGSFSEAKMRPAVDMAFDKDGNIYLLDAWNKAIRKVFMK, from the coding sequence ATGAAGAAAATAATTATTTATACCCTTTTAGTCAGCCTCTTTCTGGTACAGGCTTGTAAAAAGAAAGAGGACATACAACAGGTACCGCCTAAAGTGGAAAGTTATTATCCGAATAGCGGGAAAGGAGGTACACTGGTCACTATTGAAGGAACAGGTTTCGGTAAAGATGCATCCGGCATAAAGGTAACTTTCTCCGGCAAGGAAGCAACTATTGTAGATGCACAGCAGCATAAACTGGTGGTGCGTGTTCCGGAGGAAGGTAGTACAGGTGTTATTGCACTTACTGTTGGTACATCGCCTGCACAGGTAGGGAACTTTACTTATCAGACCCTGAGTATAAGCAGTATCTCTCCGGCTAACGGACCTGCAGGATCTCATATCCGCATCAACGGTAAAGGGTTTGGCAGTCTTAAAGCACCGGCAGAAGTAACAATGAATGGTAAAATGGCAAATGTTGTGAGTGCAGGAGATACCTTGCTCGTGATAGAAGTGCCGGAGAAAGCAGGCCGTGGTCCCATCAAAGTAAAGGTAGATGGTATGGAATCTACCGGGCAGGATTTCCTTTACCAGGAGATCGTATCTGTTAAACCGCTGACGGGTGGCAAAGGAACGCGTGTGGTTATCAAAGGTGAAGGATTTGATCCGGCAATAGCAGGTAATGTTGTAGACTTTAACGGACAGATCGCAGTAGTGGAAGAGGCTACGGAAACGCAGCTGACGGTAAGGGCACCGGATGAATTTAAGACCGGCCCGCTTTCTGTATCAATTAACGGCCAAAAGATCATAGGCCCGGAGTTTAAACTTGTACCACTTCCGGTAATTAAAACCGTTAGCCCCTTAAGCGGACCAAAGGGCCAGGTGATGACTATCTCCGGTCTTTATTTCAGCGAGGTAGCCGATGAAAACGTAGTCACCATCAATAATGTAGTAGTTCCTGTAACAGCAGCCACTGCCAATGCTATCACACTTGCCATCCCGGGAGGTACCGGTGATGGCAAGGTTAAACTTTCTGTAAATGACCAGGTAGTGGAAGGACCATTGTTTAAAGACCAGACGCTGGGTATCAGTAAAATGACGCCTGATAATGGTCTGGCAGGTTCTCAGATAACTATTACAGGTACTGGTTTTAGTGCCGTGGCAACTGAAAATATTGTCACCTTTAATGGTGTAGCAGCAACTGTTTCCAGTGTGAATGCTGAAGGTACTGAAATTGTGCTGGATGCACCTGTTGGCTTAAGCACCGGACTTGTAAGGATTTCACGTAATGGACAGACAGCAGAGAGTGCTCAGCCATTCAAACGTGCAGGAGTGATGACCCTGGCAGGTGGACCGCTTGACAATACTTTGCCCACTAATCTGAAATCAATAGCTGTAGACTCGAAGGGGAATGTTTATGTTACGCAGGGTACGTATGTGCAGAAAGTAACGCCTGATGGACAGGTATCTCTTTTTGCAGGCAGTACTACGGAAACCGGAATGAATGTAAATGGTACAGGCACAGATGCAAGGTTTTTCAGTATCAGGGCATTGGTGATAGATGCACAGGATAATTTAGTGATAACAGACTATCTGTTCATCAGGAAAATAACACCTGCAGCAGTGGTTACTACGATGTTGGAGTTAACTGGTGTGGCAGCAGGCAATATGACCATGGACAATAAAGGCAACTTCTATTTTACCCAGAGTTATTCAGGCATGATGAAACTATATCCCGGTGGAGCTTCGGAAAGAGTGGTAACAAGAGGTGGCAACGATGCCTGCCGTCCTGCAGTGGATGCATCGGGGAATATATTTATGGGTTTAGATATGTATGAGTCTACGATCATAAGATTTCAGCCCGGTGGTGCGCAGAATACCTGGTTCTTTGCTCCCGGTTATCAGGATGGTCCGCTGCAAACAGCACAGATCTCATATGGCCCGACTGCACTGTATGCTGCACCAGATGGTACCTTAACGATCCTGGATGCCAATAACTTTGCACTCAGGAGTGTGGATTATGTAAACGGTCAGGTAAGCACAATCTTTAAACTGGAATCCGGTTTTGCAGATGGCAGTTTTTCAGAAGCTAAAATGCGCCCCGCTGTAGATATGGCATTTGACAAAGATGGGAATATCTATTTGCTGGATGCCTGGAATAAAGCGATCCGTAAGGTATTCATGAAATAA